Proteins encoded together in one Pseudoroseomonas cervicalis window:
- a CDS encoding iron-containing alcohol dehydrogenase: protein MTFSCYAPRRLLMGGGALAGLPALMKELGLSRPLVVTDPWIVSSGMVDRVLAPLAGAGLRAQVFSDTVADPTDTVVQAGVAVLKRGGFDCLIGFGGGSPMDTAKAMNILAAAAPGQAMREFKVPASADRAALPLICIPTTAGTGSEATRFTVITDTARDEKMLIAGLGALPLAAIVDYELTLSVPPRITADTGIDSLTHALEAYVSRRANSVADLYARAAMGLIGANLRAAFAEPQNRAARSAMMEGATLAGLAFSNSSVALVHGMSRPVGAHFHVPHGLSNAMLLPAVTRFGLKAGEARYAEAARLMNLSPAGSPDGEAAAALLAELEALNRELGVPTPRQFGIDPAAWEAALPVMAEQALASGSPANNPRVPDAAEIVALYREAY, encoded by the coding sequence GTGACCTTTTCCTGCTACGCCCCGCGCCGCCTGCTGATGGGGGGCGGCGCGCTGGCCGGCCTGCCGGCGCTGATGAAGGAGCTGGGGCTGTCCCGCCCGCTGGTGGTGACGGATCCCTGGATCGTCTCCTCCGGCATGGTGGACCGGGTGCTGGCGCCGCTGGCGGGGGCCGGGCTGCGCGCGCAGGTGTTTTCCGACACGGTGGCCGACCCGACCGACACGGTGGTGCAGGCCGGGGTAGCGGTGCTGAAGCGCGGCGGCTTCGACTGCCTGATCGGCTTCGGCGGCGGCAGCCCGATGGACACGGCCAAGGCCATGAACATCCTGGCCGCCGCCGCGCCCGGCCAGGCGATGCGCGAATTCAAGGTGCCGGCCAGCGCCGACCGCGCCGCGCTGCCGCTGATCTGCATCCCGACCACCGCCGGCACCGGCAGCGAGGCGACACGCTTCACCGTCATCACCGACACGGCGCGGGACGAGAAGATGCTGATCGCGGGGCTGGGCGCGCTGCCGCTGGCGGCGATCGTCGATTACGAGCTGACGCTGTCGGTGCCGCCGCGCATCACCGCCGATACCGGCATCGACAGCCTGACCCATGCGCTGGAGGCCTATGTCTCCCGCCGCGCCAATTCGGTGGCCGACCTCTATGCGCGCGCCGCCATGGGGCTGATCGGCGCGAATCTGCGCGCCGCCTTCGCCGAGCCGCAGAACCGCGCCGCCCGCAGCGCGATGATGGAGGGGGCGACGCTGGCGGGGCTGGCCTTTTCCAACAGCTCGGTGGCGCTGGTGCATGGCATGAGCCGGCCGGTGGGGGCGCATTTCCATGTGCCGCACGGCTTGTCCAACGCCATGTTGCTGCCGGCGGTGACCCGCTTCGGGCTGAAGGCGGGGGAGGCGCGCTATGCCGAGGCGGCGCGGCTGATGAATCTCTCCCCCGCTGGCAGCCCGGATGGCGAGGCGGCGGCGGCCCTGCTGGCCGAGCTGGAGGCGCTGAACCGGGAGCTTGGGGTACCGACGCCGCGGCAATTCGGCATCGACCCGGCCGCCTGGGAGGCGGCGCTGCCGGTGATGGCCGAGCAGGCGCTGGCCTCGGGCAGCCCGGCCAACAATCCGCGCGTGCCGGATGCGGCCGAGATCGTGGCGCTGTATCGGGAGGCCTACTGA
- the secF gene encoding protein translocase subunit SecF: MFLSRPLFRIVPDNTNIPFMRGRVLGVAFSALLSVLSLVLAFYPGLEKGIDFRGGIIMEVRTPAPANLAAIRAGVSALDLGDVGVQEFGDASTVLLRLPVQGDEGATQSAVNRVRGALEEAAPGARLLRTEAVGNRVSAELFQGSLIALGISMLAMMAYIWFRFEWQFAVGAIVTLLLETTKVVGFLAVTRIEFSLTTVAAVLTIIGFSVNDKVVVYDRMRENLRKYKTMPLQQLIDKSINETLNRTIGTSMTLLLSALPLALFGGDALSGFAWTMVFGIVASTSSSIFIAAPILLFLGENRLRRGTEAVAAVPSKGQ; this comes from the coding sequence ATGTTCCTCTCCCGCCCGCTGTTCCGGATCGTCCCGGACAACACCAACATCCCCTTCATGCGGGGGCGCGTGCTCGGCGTCGCCTTCTCCGCCCTGCTCTCGGTGCTCTCCCTGGTCCTGGCCTTCTATCCGGGGCTGGAGAAGGGCATCGATTTCCGCGGCGGCATCATCATGGAGGTCCGCACCCCGGCGCCGGCCAACCTGGCCGCCATCCGCGCCGGCGTCAGCGCCCTCGACCTCGGCGATGTCGGCGTGCAGGAATTCGGCGATGCCTCCACCGTCCTGCTGCGCCTGCCGGTGCAGGGGGATGAGGGTGCCACCCAATCCGCCGTCAACCGCGTCCGCGGCGCGCTGGAGGAGGCCGCCCCCGGCGCCCGCCTGCTGCGCACCGAGGCGGTCGGCAACCGCGTCTCGGCCGAGCTGTTCCAGGGCTCGCTGATCGCCCTCGGCATCTCGATGCTGGCGATGATGGCCTATATCTGGTTCCGCTTCGAATGGCAGTTCGCCGTCGGCGCCATCGTCACCCTGCTGCTGGAGACCACCAAGGTGGTGGGCTTCCTGGCGGTGACCCGCATCGAGTTCAGCCTGACCACCGTGGCGGCGGTGCTGACCATCATCGGCTTCTCGGTCAACGACAAGGTCGTCGTGTATGACCGGATGCGCGAGAACCTGCGCAAATACAAGACGATGCCGCTGCAGCAGCTGATCGACAAATCGATCAACGAGACGCTGAACCGCACCATCGGCACCTCGATGACGCTGCTGCTCTCGGCCCTGCCGCTGGCGCTGTTCGGCGGCGACGCCCTCTCCGGCTTCGCCTGGACGATGGTGTTCGGCATCGTCGCCTCCACCTCCTCCTCGATCTTCATCGCCGCGCCGATCCTGCTCTTCCTGGGCGAGAACCGGCTGCGCCGCGGCACCGAGGCGGTGGCGGCCGTGCCCTCCAAGGGGCAGTAA
- the secD gene encoding protein translocase subunit SecD, with product MLYFARWKVAAILGVILLGVLLSLPNLVPRSAMPSWLPARTISLGLDLRGGSYLLLEVDLNAVVRERLESLADGTRTRLRQANIGYLNLQADAANERLSLRLRDAGQTQAALAALRELASPVPVGGGATAPDVEFASQPDGTITATLSEAALRARASGAVEQSIEIVRRRIDETGVAEALIARQGQSRILVQLPGVEDPNRIKELLGRTARMTFRLVDDNANPTAALPPPGVEFLEGEQGGTRFAVRRRIEVDGANLSDARAAQDSRTGEWVVSFSFDSVGTRRFAEITRQNVNRPFAIVLDNKVITAPVIREPITGGRGQISGNFTAQGANDLAVLLRAGALPAPLTVVEERTVGPELGADAIRAGLVSLGVGAAFVIGYMGLAYGLFGWFANLALVVNILLLMAALSVMGATLTLPGIAGIVLTLGTAVDANILINERIREEVRAGRSPIQALDAGFTKASGTILDSNLTNLIAMACLYGFGSGPVRGFAVTVAVGTIASMWSATVLVRLMVSAWYRSRRPKALPV from the coding sequence ATGCTGTATTTCGCGCGGTGGAAGGTCGCCGCCATTCTCGGCGTCATCCTGCTTGGCGTGCTGCTGTCGCTGCCCAACCTGGTGCCGCGCTCGGCCATGCCGTCCTGGCTGCCCGCCCGGACCATCTCGCTCGGCCTCGATCTGCGCGGCGGGTCCTACCTGCTGCTCGAGGTCGACCTGAACGCGGTGGTGCGCGAGCGGCTGGAAAGCCTGGCGGATGGCACCCGCACCCGGCTGCGCCAGGCCAATATCGGCTATCTCAACCTGCAGGCCGACGCCGCCAATGAGCGGCTGAGCCTGCGCCTGCGCGATGCCGGCCAGACCCAGGCGGCGCTGGCGGCGCTGCGGGAGCTGGCCAGCCCCGTGCCGGTCGGCGGCGGCGCCACCGCCCCGGATGTGGAATTCGCCAGCCAGCCCGACGGCACCATCACCGCGACGCTGAGCGAGGCGGCCCTGCGGGCGCGCGCCAGCGGCGCGGTCGAGCAGTCGATCGAGATCGTCCGCCGCCGCATCGACGAGACCGGCGTGGCCGAGGCGCTGATCGCCCGCCAGGGCCAGAGCCGCATCCTGGTGCAGCTGCCCGGCGTCGAGGACCCCAACCGGATCAAGGAGCTGCTGGGCCGCACCGCCCGCATGACCTTCCGCCTGGTGGACGACAACGCCAACCCGACCGCCGCCCTGCCGCCCCCGGGCGTCGAGTTCCTGGAAGGCGAGCAGGGCGGCACCCGCTTCGCCGTGCGCCGGCGCATCGAGGTGGATGGCGCCAACCTCTCCGACGCCCGCGCGGCGCAGGACAGCCGCACCGGCGAATGGGTGGTCAGCTTCTCCTTCGACTCGGTGGGCACCCGCCGCTTCGCCGAGATCACCCGGCAGAACGTCAACCGCCCCTTCGCCATCGTGCTGGACAACAAGGTGATCACCGCCCCGGTGATCCGCGAGCCGATCACCGGCGGGCGCGGCCAGATCAGCGGCAATTTCACCGCCCAGGGCGCCAACGACCTGGCCGTGCTGCTGCGCGCCGGCGCGCTCCCCGCCCCCCTCACCGTGGTCGAGGAGCGCACCGTCGGCCCCGAGCTGGGGGCGGATGCGATCCGCGCCGGCCTGGTCAGCCTGGGCGTCGGCGCCGCCTTCGTCATCGGCTATATGGGCCTGGCCTACGGGCTGTTCGGCTGGTTCGCCAACCTCGCCCTGGTGGTGAACATCCTGCTGCTGATGGCCGCGCTCTCGGTCATGGGCGCGACGCTGACCCTGCCCGGCATCGCCGGCATCGTGCTCACCCTGGGCACGGCGGTGGACGCCAACATCCTGATCAATGAGCGCATCCGCGAGGAGGTCCGGGCCGGAAGGTCGCCGATCCAGGCGCTGGACGCCGGCTTCACCAAGGCCTCCGGCACCATCCTGGACAGCAACCTGACCAACCTCATCGCCATGGCCTGCCTCTACGGCTTCGGCTCCGGCCCGGTGCGCGGCTTCGCCGTCACTGTCGCCGTCGGCACCATCGCCTCCATGTGGTCGGCCACCGTGCTGGTGCGGCTGATGGTCTCGGCCTGGTACCGTTCCCGCCGCCCCAAGGCCCTGCCGGTCTGA
- a CDS encoding Gfo/Idh/MocA family protein, producing MRLKLGIVGAGHFGRFHALKAARAPRVEFLGLADASAERAAQVAAEAGCRAWEDTAALMAAADAVIIAAPTAHHHALASQALAAGCHVFVEKPIAADLAQADALVAQAAAAGKVLQVGHVERFGAGMATLRGSAGVGRPLYMEAVRIAPFRPRSLDVTVILDLMIHDLDLVLSLAASELVAVEAVGSAVVSEKIDIANARLRFANGAQATITASRASLKMERRLRVFGAEGYASLDFLARELKLVRKGQGAPLEQVPGHGIETLSWQDHDNLEAEQAAYVAACLDGAPAVVDGAAGRAALDAALRVERAVEEALKRVS from the coding sequence ATGCGGCTGAAGCTGGGCATTGTGGGTGCGGGTCATTTCGGGCGGTTCCACGCGCTGAAGGCGGCCCGCGCCCCCCGCGTCGAGTTCCTGGGCCTGGCCGATGCCAGCGCCGAGCGGGCGGCCCAGGTGGCGGCCGAGGCCGGCTGCCGCGCCTGGGAGGACACGGCCGCCCTGATGGCGGCGGCGGACGCGGTGATCATCGCCGCCCCCACCGCGCACCACCACGCCCTGGCCAGCCAGGCCCTGGCGGCGGGCTGCCATGTCTTCGTGGAAAAGCCGATCGCCGCCGACCTGGCCCAGGCCGATGCGCTGGTGGCCCAGGCCGCCGCCGCCGGCAAGGTGCTGCAGGTCGGGCATGTGGAGCGCTTCGGCGCCGGCATGGCGACGCTGCGCGGCAGCGCCGGGGTCGGCCGGCCGCTCTATATGGAGGCGGTGCGCATCGCCCCCTTCCGGCCGCGCAGCCTGGACGTGACCGTGATCCTGGACCTGATGATCCACGATCTGGACCTGGTGCTGTCCCTGGCGGCGTCCGAGCTGGTGGCGGTGGAGGCGGTGGGCAGCGCCGTGGTGTCGGAGAAGATCGACATCGCCAATGCCCGGCTGCGCTTCGCCAATGGCGCCCAGGCGACCATCACCGCCAGCCGCGCCAGCCTCAAGATGGAGCGCCGGCTGCGGGTGTTCGGCGCGGAAGGCTATGCCAGCCTGGACTTCCTGGCGCGCGAGCTGAAGCTGGTGCGCAAGGGCCAGGGTGCGCCGCTGGAGCAGGTGCCGGGCCATGGCATCGAGACGCTGTCCTGGCAGGACCACGACAATCTGGAGGCCGAGCAGGCCGCCTATGTCGCCGCCTGCCTGGACGGGGCGCCGGCCGTGGTGGACGGCGCCGCCGGGCGTGCTGCGCTGGATGCTGCGCTGCGGGTGGAGCGGGCGGTGGAAGAAGCCTTGAAGAGAGTCAGCTAA
- a CDS encoding RidA family protein: MSLTPLQPEGWPTPRGYSNGMMGEGRILCVGGQVGWDAAGRFPEGFVAQTRQALENIVAVLRAGGAGPEHVARLTWYVLDIAEYRACLKELGAVYREVMGKNFPAMALVQVAGLVEPEARLEIEATAIV; the protein is encoded by the coding sequence ATGAGCCTGACCCCGCTGCAGCCCGAAGGCTGGCCCACCCCGCGCGGCTATTCCAATGGCATGATGGGCGAGGGCCGCATCCTCTGCGTCGGTGGTCAGGTCGGCTGGGACGCGGCGGGGCGCTTTCCGGAGGGCTTCGTGGCCCAGACCCGCCAGGCGCTGGAGAACATCGTGGCCGTGCTGCGCGCCGGCGGCGCCGGTCCGGAGCATGTGGCGCGGCTGACCTGGTATGTGCTGGACATCGCCGAATACCGCGCCTGCCTGAAGGAGCTGGGCGCCGTGTATCGCGAGGTGATGGGGAAGAACTTCCCGGCCATGGCGCTGGTGCAGGTGGCCGGGTTGGTGGAACCAGAGGCGCGGCTGGAAATCGAGGCAACAGCAATTGTCTAA
- a CDS encoding thioesterase family protein, whose protein sequence is MSRPTPLPASALPEGAFRATARIRFHECDPAGIVFFANWFALANVAVEEWFGAALGIDFHALHAERRTGTGFAHAEADYFAPGVMGEHIAITPLVERIGGASYGLRVHIHRGEAELVRLRLVTATTNLDTRKPVPIPEDLRAALASYQARCAPPETTS, encoded by the coding sequence ATGAGCCGCCCCACCCCCCTGCCCGCCTCGGCCCTGCCGGAAGGCGCCTTCCGCGCGACGGCGCGCATCCGCTTCCATGAATGCGACCCGGCGGGCATCGTCTTCTTCGCCAACTGGTTCGCCCTGGCGAATGTGGCGGTGGAGGAGTGGTTCGGCGCCGCGCTGGGCATCGACTTCCACGCTTTGCATGCCGAGCGCCGCACCGGCACCGGCTTCGCCCATGCCGAGGCCGACTACTTCGCCCCTGGCGTGATGGGGGAGCACATCGCCATCACCCCGCTGGTGGAGCGGATCGGCGGTGCCTCCTATGGCTTGCGCGTGCATATCCACCGGGGCGAGGCGGAGCTGGTGCGGCTGCGCCTGGTCACCGCCACCACCAACCTCGACACGCGAAAACCGGTGCCGATCCCAGAGGATCTGCGCGCCGCCCTCGCATCCTACCAGGCGCGCTGCGCGCCGCCGGAGACCACGTCATGA
- a CDS encoding AMP-binding protein translates to MDGMMKEHAVPAGAERSAHVDRFVHDNLPPRETWPVMRHELPALRYPPRLNCATEFIERNIAAGRGDHPALIAPTETLTYRQLAGRVNRIANVLVRDLGLVPGNRVMLRSANNPWMVAAYFAVLKAGGVVVATMPLLRAKELGFMLRKARISHALCDARLSAEMQKAAAEAPDLKHVRYWGDGELEALCDAAAPDFAPCDTSAEDICLIGFTSGTTGEPKGTLHAHRDMLAICDTYSAEVLRPTPEDRFIGSAPLAFTFGLGGLVLFPFRIGATGILLEKAGPDELLPAIQQHRASICFTAPTAYRAMAARAAEFDLSSLRRCVSAGENLPRPVYEQWLAATGLKLMDGIGGTEMLHIFISAPLERIRPGATGLVVPGFEACILDDTGKEVPRGMPGHLAVRGPTGCRYLADPRQARQVRWGWNITGDTFIQDEDGYFWYQARSDDMIVAAGYNIAGPEVEAALLAHPKVRECGVVGAPDAERGVVVKAYVVLEPGHFPGPALVKELQDFVKAEIAPYKYPRAIDFVDALPRTESGKVQRFALRRMAAGEAPPPR, encoded by the coding sequence ATGGACGGGATGATGAAGGAGCACGCCGTGCCGGCGGGCGCGGAGCGCAGCGCGCATGTGGACCGCTTCGTCCACGACAATTTGCCGCCGCGCGAGACGTGGCCGGTGATGCGCCATGAGCTGCCGGCACTGCGCTACCCGCCGCGGCTGAACTGCGCGACCGAATTCATCGAGCGCAATATCGCGGCCGGGCGCGGCGACCACCCCGCGCTGATCGCGCCCACCGAGACACTGACCTACCGCCAGCTGGCCGGGCGGGTGAACCGCATCGCGAATGTGCTGGTGCGGGATCTCGGCCTGGTGCCGGGCAACAGGGTGATGCTGCGCAGCGCCAACAACCCCTGGATGGTCGCGGCCTATTTCGCCGTGCTGAAGGCGGGCGGCGTGGTCGTCGCCACCATGCCGCTGCTGCGCGCCAAGGAGCTGGGCTTCATGCTGCGCAAGGCGCGCATCAGCCACGCCCTGTGCGATGCGCGCCTGTCCGCCGAGATGCAGAAGGCCGCCGCCGAGGCGCCGGACCTGAAGCATGTCCGCTACTGGGGCGATGGCGAGCTGGAGGCGCTGTGCGACGCCGCCGCGCCCGATTTCGCGCCCTGCGACACCTCGGCCGAGGATATCTGCCTGATCGGCTTCACCTCCGGCACCACGGGGGAGCCCAAGGGCACGCTGCACGCGCATCGCGACATGCTGGCGATCTGCGACACCTATTCGGCCGAGGTGCTGAGGCCCACGCCCGAGGACCGATTCATCGGCTCGGCGCCGCTGGCCTTCACCTTCGGGCTGGGCGGGCTGGTGCTGTTCCCCTTCCGCATCGGCGCCACCGGCATCCTGCTGGAGAAGGCCGGGCCGGACGAGCTGCTGCCCGCCATCCAGCAACACCGCGCCAGCATCTGCTTCACCGCCCCCACCGCCTATCGCGCCATGGCCGCGCGGGCGGCGGAGTTCGACCTGTCCAGCCTGCGCCGCTGCGTCTCGGCCGGAGAGAATCTGCCGCGCCCGGTCTATGAGCAATGGCTGGCCGCCACGGGCCTGAAGCTGATGGACGGCATCGGCGGCACCGAGATGCTCCACATCTTCATCAGTGCTCCACTGGAAAGGATCCGGCCGGGCGCGACCGGGCTGGTGGTGCCGGGCTTCGAGGCCTGCATCCTCGATGACACCGGAAAAGAGGTGCCGCGCGGCATGCCGGGGCATCTGGCGGTGCGCGGCCCGACCGGCTGCCGGTACCTCGCCGATCCGCGCCAGGCGCGGCAGGTGCGCTGGGGCTGGAACATCACCGGCGACACCTTCATCCAGGACGAGGATGGCTATTTCTGGTACCAGGCGCGCAGCGACGACATGATCGTCGCCGCCGGCTACAACATCGCGGGGCCCGAGGTCGAGGCGGCGCTGCTCGCCCATCCCAAGGTGCGCGAATGCGGCGTGGTCGGCGCCCCGGATGCGGAGCGTGGCGTGGTGGTGAAGGCCTATGTGGTGCTGGAACCGGGGCATTTCCCGGGCCCGGCCTTGGTGAAGGAATTGCAGGACTTCGTGAAGGCCGAGATCGCCCCCTACAAATATCCCCGCGCCATCGACTTCGTGGACGCCCTGCCGCGCACCGAATCCGGCAAGGTGCAGCGCTTCGCCCTGCGCCGCATGGCCGCCGGCGAGGCCCCGCCGCCGCGATGA
- a CDS encoding acyl-CoA dehydrogenase family protein, translating into MADSAFLDWPFFEPRHADWAREVEAWAAEHAEALVDHHDADASTLRLTRAMGEAGLLRAAVPEDGRLDVRCLCIARDILARHAGLADFAFAMAGLGTGSITLFGDDALKARYLPDVRRGESLAAFALSEPEAGSDVAALATSATRDGNSHWRISGKKTWISNGGIAGHYVVFARSGEAPGARGLSAFVVPADSPGLSVEARIEVTAPHPLATLRFDDVRVPDSHRLGAPGDGFKVAMATLDVFRATVGAAALGFARRALDLTVERAENRHLFGGPLFEQQQSQVAIADSATEVEAAALLVYRAAWLKDSGRPRISREASMAKLYATEAAQRAADRAVQIHGGLGVTRGHKAEELYREVRALRVYEGASEVQRIVIARAERALAGEGSRTPQA; encoded by the coding sequence ATGGCCGATTCCGCCTTCCTCGACTGGCCCTTCTTCGAACCGCGCCACGCCGATTGGGCGCGCGAGGTGGAAGCCTGGGCCGCAGAGCATGCCGAGGCGCTGGTCGACCATCACGACGCCGATGCCAGCACGCTCCGCCTGACCCGCGCCATGGGCGAGGCCGGGCTGCTGCGCGCGGCGGTGCCGGAGGATGGGCGGCTGGATGTGCGTTGCCTCTGCATCGCCCGCGACATCCTGGCGCGGCATGCGGGGCTGGCGGATTTCGCCTTCGCCATGGCGGGGCTCGGCACCGGCAGCATCACCCTGTTCGGCGATGATGCGCTGAAGGCGCGCTATTTGCCCGATGTGCGGCGCGGCGAATCGCTGGCAGCCTTCGCGCTGTCCGAGCCCGAGGCCGGATCCGATGTGGCGGCGCTGGCCACCAGTGCGACGCGCGATGGCAACAGCCATTGGCGGATCTCCGGCAAAAAGACCTGGATCAGCAATGGCGGCATCGCCGGCCATTACGTCGTCTTCGCCCGCAGCGGCGAGGCGCCGGGGGCGCGCGGCCTTTCCGCCTTCGTGGTGCCGGCCGACAGCCCCGGCCTCTCGGTCGAGGCGCGCATCGAGGTGACGGCGCCGCACCCGCTGGCGACGCTGCGCTTCGACGATGTGCGTGTGCCCGACAGCCACCGCCTTGGCGCGCCGGGGGATGGGTTCAAGGTGGCGATGGCGACGCTCGACGTGTTCCGCGCCACGGTCGGCGCGGCGGCGCTCGGCTTCGCGCGGCGCGCCCTCGACCTCACCGTGGAACGCGCGGAAAACCGGCATCTGTTCGGCGGGCCGCTCTTCGAGCAGCAGCAGAGCCAGGTCGCCATCGCCGACAGCGCGACGGAGGTGGAGGCGGCGGCGCTGCTGGTCTACCGCGCCGCCTGGCTGAAGGATTCGGGGCGCCCGCGCATCTCGCGCGAGGCCTCGATGGCCAAGCTCTACGCCACCGAGGCCGCGCAGCGCGCGGCGGACCGCGCCGTGCAGATCCATGGCGGGCTCGGCGTCACCCGCGGCCACAAGGCCGAGGAGCTCTACCGGGAAGTGCGCGCGCTCCGCGTCTATGAAGGCGCCAGCGAAGTGCAGCGCATCGTGATCGCCCGGGCCGAACGGGCCCTGGCGGGGGAAGGCAGTCGCACGCCCCAAGCCTGA
- a CDS encoding enoyl-CoA hydratase family protein, with the protein MSIAAHPARHVRLEVEEGVARITLDRPERKNPLTFDSYEELTDIFRMGERDEAVRAFVITGAGGNFCSGGDVHDIIGELLKRDTRGLMRFTAMTGGLVKAMRACPQPVIAAVDGIAAGAGAIIAMASDLRLATPEAKVAFLFNRVGLAGCDMGACAILPRIIGQGRASELLYTGRSLRAEEGLAWGFFNRVVAAESLLPEAVALARDIATGPAFAHSMTKRMLAMEWAMSIEQAVEAEAVAQALCMTTRDFGRAYEAFAARRRPEFQGD; encoded by the coding sequence ATGAGCATCGCGGCGCATCCGGCACGGCATGTGCGGCTCGAAGTCGAGGAGGGCGTGGCGCGGATCACGCTGGACCGGCCAGAGCGCAAGAACCCGCTGACCTTCGACAGCTATGAGGAGCTGACCGACATCTTCCGCATGGGCGAGCGGGACGAGGCGGTGCGCGCCTTCGTCATCACCGGCGCCGGCGGCAATTTCTGCTCGGGCGGCGATGTGCATGACATCATCGGGGAGCTGCTGAAGCGCGACACGCGCGGGCTGATGCGCTTCACCGCCATGACCGGCGGGCTGGTCAAGGCGATGCGCGCCTGCCCGCAGCCGGTGATCGCCGCGGTGGACGGCATCGCCGCCGGGGCGGGCGCCATCATCGCCATGGCCTCCGATCTGCGGCTGGCGACGCCGGAGGCCAAGGTGGCCTTCCTGTTCAACCGGGTGGGCCTGGCCGGCTGCGACATGGGCGCCTGCGCCATCCTGCCGCGCATCATCGGCCAGGGAAGGGCGAGCGAGCTGCTCTATACCGGCCGCTCGCTGCGCGCCGAGGAAGGCCTCGCCTGGGGTTTCTTCAACCGCGTGGTGGCGGCGGAGTCCCTGCTGCCGGAGGCGGTGGCCCTGGCGCGCGACATCGCCACCGGCCCCGCCTTCGCCCACAGCATGACCAAGCGCATGCTGGCGATGGAATGGGCCATGTCGATCGAGCAGGCGGTGGAGGCCGAGGCGGTGGCCCAGGCGCTGTGCATGACCACCCGCGATTTCGGCCGCGCCTATGAGGCTTTCGCCGCCAGGCGCCGCCCCGAATTCCAGGGCGACTGA
- a CDS encoding MarR family winged helix-turn-helix transcriptional regulator, which yields MSPVDAETALADQPAGHKDELRLWLRLLTCTTLMESEIRRRLRQDFSTTLPRFDLLAALERAPEGLTLGEVSRRMMVSNGNVTGLAARLEEEGLIARRTEAHDRRVVTLRLTPRGRREFARQSAAHEQWIATLLGGLDEGERGTLMALLGRAKSSVRAALREDSET from the coding sequence ATGAGCCCGGTGGATGCCGAGACCGCGCTGGCCGACCAGCCCGCCGGCCACAAGGACGAGCTGCGCCTGTGGCTGCGGCTGCTGACCTGCACCACGCTGATGGAAAGCGAGATCCGCCGCCGGCTGCGGCAGGATTTCTCGACCACCCTGCCCCGCTTCGACCTGCTGGCGGCGCTCGAACGCGCGCCGGAGGGGCTGACGCTGGGCGAGGTGTCGCGCCGCATGATGGTGTCGAACGGCAATGTCACGGGCCTCGCCGCGAGGCTGGAGGAAGAGGGGCTGATCGCCCGCCGCACCGAGGCGCATGACCGCCGCGTGGTGACGCTGCGGCTGACGCCGCGCGGGCGGCGCGAATTCGCCCGGCAATCGGCGGCGCATGAGCAATGGATCGCGACGCTGCTGGGCGGGTTGGACGAAGGCGAGCGCGGCACGCTGATGGCACTGCTGGGCCGCGCCAAATCCTCGGTCCGCGCGGCGCTGCGGGAGGACAGTGAGACATGA
- a CDS encoding SDR family NAD(P)-dependent oxidoreductase — translation MAESRALVTGGGSGIGAAIAAALTAAGHEVTILGRRAERLEAVRRAGHAAHALVADITEDAWLQVALEGQAPFPILVNAAGAAESAPFLKSDAALWERMLRVNLLGAAAISRAVLPGMLAAGHGRIIHIASTAALKGYPYVTAYTAAKHGLLGLVRALALEVAGKGVTVNAICPGFTETEIVTESVARIMARTGRDEAAARAELTRHNPQGRLVRPEEVAEAVLYLIGAGAVNGQALAVDGGET, via the coding sequence ATGGCGGAGAGCCGGGCTCTGGTGACGGGCGGGGGCAGCGGCATCGGCGCCGCCATCGCCGCCGCGCTGACCGCCGCCGGGCATGAGGTCACCATCCTCGGCCGCCGGGCGGAGCGGCTGGAGGCGGTGCGCCGCGCCGGCCATGCCGCCCATGCCCTGGTCGCCGACATCACCGAGGATGCCTGGCTGCAGGTGGCGCTGGAGGGCCAGGCCCCCTTCCCCATCCTGGTCAACGCCGCCGGCGCCGCCGAAAGCGCGCCCTTCCTGAAGAGCGATGCCGCGCTGTGGGAGCGCATGCTGCGGGTCAACCTGCTCGGCGCCGCTGCCATCAGCCGCGCCGTGCTGCCGGGCATGCTGGCGGCGGGGCATGGGCGCATCATCCATATCGCCTCCACCGCCGCGCTGAAGGGCTATCCCTATGTCACCGCCTATACGGCGGCGAAGCACGGGCTGCTCGGCCTGGTGCGCGCCCTGGCGCTGGAGGTGGCCGGCAAGGGCGTGACGGTGAACGCCATCTGCCCCGGCTTCACCGAGACCGAGATCGTCACCGAAAGCGTCGCGCGCATCATGGCCCGCACCGGGCGGGACGAGGCCGCGGCGCGGGCCGAGCTGACGCGCCACAACCCGCAGGGCCGCCTGGTGCGGCCGGAGGAGGTGGCGGAGGCGGTGCTCTATCTGATCGGCGCCGGCGCGGTGAACGGCCAGGCGCTGGCGGTGGATGGGGGCGAGACATGA